GGTGGATGGCATTTATACCTCAGACCCTGAGAAAGATAAAAATGCAACCAAATTTGACACCATTTCTTTTCAGGATGTGCTCCAGAAAGGCCTTAAGGTAATGGACACCACCGCTTTTACGTTGAGCCAAGAAAATGAACTTCCAATTGTTGTTTTTGACATGAATAAAAAAGGAAATCTTTTAAAAATTGTGGATGGCGAAGCGGTTGGCACTACCGTAAATATGTGATTTTGGTATAATTTATGCCTTTGAATACAAAATTTTGATATGAACGAAGAAATACAATTTGTCTTAGACTCGGCCAAAGAAAGTATGGATGCCGCAATAGCCCATTTGGAAAGGGCCTTCCTTAAAATACGAGCTGGAAAGGCAAGCCCGGCTATGCTATCCTCCGTATTGGTGGAGTATTATGGATCACAAACACCTCTATCCCAGGTTGCCAATATCAACACTCCCGATGGTAGAACAATTTCCGTACAACCTTGGGAAAAAGGAATGCTTGCTGAAATAGAAAAGGCTATCATGAACGCAAATTTAGGTTTCAACCCTATGAACAATGGTGATTTGATAATCATAAATGTACCACCATTGACCGAAGAGCGTAGGATTCAATTGACTAAGCAAGCCAAGGCGGAAGCAGAACATGCCAAGGTAGGTGTTAGGAGCGCCCGACAGGATGCCAATAAGGAAATCAAGGATTTGGATGTATCTGAGGATTTGGAAAAGAATGCCGTTGCAGACGTACAAGATCTTACAGATAAATATGTAAAGAAAATAGACGATTTCCTTATCGCAAAGGAAGCCGAAATCATGAAAGTGTAAGTTTTTTGAAAATTCAAATATAAAAGGAGCAGTCGACCATAGATTGCTCTTTTTTTGTCCTATATATTCTTCAATCTCTTTTTAGGTACAATTAGCTACATTGGTTACCTTTGCAATCTGCTAAAAAGGAGTATGGTTGCTAAACTTACCAAAGGATTTTGGGCCAAAACGGCCAACATTATACTAAGAAATAGAATTCTCATTTTGTTTATTATAG
This window of the Maribacter cobaltidurans genome carries:
- the frr gene encoding ribosome recycling factor, which translates into the protein MNEEIQFVLDSAKESMDAAIAHLERAFLKIRAGKASPAMLSSVLVEYYGSQTPLSQVANINTPDGRTISVQPWEKGMLAEIEKAIMNANLGFNPMNNGDLIIINVPPLTEERRIQLTKQAKAEAEHAKVGVRSARQDANKEIKDLDVSEDLEKNAVADVQDLTDKYVKKIDDFLIAKEAEIMKV